TGAAGGATGTAAAATATGTATGTGATTCTACATGCTAAATAAAACTCCCAGTTAAAAGAaatgttcacataaaaatgaatttCTGTCATCATCACCCCAcaaaccatcccagatgtgtatgactgtgtcagtctcaataaagctcatttggtgttTTAGGAGTGCTGTGTTTTGGAAAGAGagggcatggctaatccaatggctcagtTTCTGGAAATTCCAGATTGgctaaaatcacataaagcacCTTTAATATTAACTAGGCTATGATCAGAAAATTTCAAACAATTACTGTTTTGATCAATAATGATTCTTGATGACCAATTCAAGTACTCAAATATTTAAACTCCCAACATCTTATAACATCGGTCCTGggataataaataatatacagtctaaATACTTTGTGACTATttcattacattaaaatgacaaaagATTTTTTATCAAGCACCAAACCACATACATTGTTATAAGGTGACAAACAAAACAGTGGACTTCTCAATTATAAAGTGAACTCACCAGTGTGTTTTATGGCAATGTGGGACACCAGGAAATCCTCTTTACTCGTGGAATATTTGCAATCTTCACATTTGAAAGGTTTGTCGTTGGTGTGGGACAGCTGATGATTGAGCAGGTTTTTCTTGTCATTGCAGGTAATTTCACAGAACTCACACTTAAACCTGACAAAGGATAAGAGGGAATATCACATCTAGCAACCTGTCCTGGTATTGCCAATTTGTGCAATATATAAACTTATGCCTTGTTAAAAAAACCTTTACAAAGACCATGAACTTAAAGGTGAACTTCACACTGTTCAAGATTGAGTTATTTTTTACGCTCAAACAAACACGTACACTGAAACCTAAGATCTAACTTACAAGCTGTTGCCGCAGTTCTGTATGTGCGTGAGAAGATGCATTTTGAAAGTGTAACGTTTCTTGAAGGATTTCCCACACTGCAAGGTAGATACGTTTAAATTAGAATTAGCATAGCAAAATCCTATTCAACCCATCAAAACTAGCCCATTTGTTTATCCATATacacaaaattataattgtaatgCCTAGCTGCAGCACACTACAACTTTAACCATAATCAGCTGTAGCGTTCTTGTACCTTGTCACACATGTGAGGTTTCTCTGTGCTGTGTGTCTTCATGTGCTGGGTGAGACGTTTCTGCAATGGGTACACGCGGTGACAGATGGGACATGGAAACTCTGACACTTTGGAAACCTGTGAAGGATTGACACAGTACTGCAGTCGCATGAAAAGCAGCCCGTTATTAAATCACTGTCAGTTTAAGTGCtagttctcaaaaaaaaaaaaaaagatctgccaTCAAGAACATATCCTCAGGTTTCTCAGAACCCATATGGCTTACTATCTTCTGtgcaaaaggacacaaaaggtgatgttaagcagaatgttagcctcagtctccactcactttcattgtactggAAAAAGATGCTATTAAAGCTATTAAAGAGGCTGTCAATCCCTAACATTATGTCTAACAgctccttttgtgatccatggaAGGAAGGCATACAGGTTTAGGGTATGTAGGGTTACATTTTCgggttaaactatccctttattgtAAACCTAAACTGGTACATCATGTCAATAAGAGAATAAGATGCAGGTAATGTGATTCATTTAAATGTGATTGCTTGCTGAAAGTTTGTTTTTATGACTTCTGGAATCTTACCATATCTGTCTTCCGACTCCTAAAGAGCGAATGGAGAAAAAACAAGCATATTAATACCACTGTTATCAGTTTTTATATCAGGTATGCatctttaattaaaaacaaaactattgGAATATGACCGAAAATCAGATGGAATTAATTTGAGTTTTAATAaacaaatcatataaaaaaataatatgacaAGTAACTAGCTAAAAGGAGACATTCACAGTGCGTCAGGTCTTACTTGCTTTTGCTGTGGACAGCCGAGTGCCGGATCACGTCTTTTTTATAAACACTGGAGTAATCACACGACTCACACTTATAAGGTTTCATACCTTCATGATTGAACATATGCTCCTatgggacaaacacacacacacatacagatcaaaatattttagaaaataagCTTTTTAGGATtttatgatttaaatatttattgagaTTTCAATCAATAAGATCTACAAattgaagtatgaatgaaaccttaaaggaatagttcacccaaaaatgttaattctctcatcatttactcaccttcatggcatcccagatgtgtatgactttctttcttctgcagaacacatatgaaaatttctagaagaatatctcagctctgtaggtcagtaaaatgcaagtgaatagtgaccagaacctGTTTTACTATTAACTCTCCTCCATGCCCagaaggtggcaatatgcacaaataatgccaATCGCCAAAAACAGAGAAGAATggggaagtgaaagtggaaatttatagtaaaaaatacttaaatatggatctgtttctcatcccaCCTCACATCTCATCCCATTTAGCTTCTGGAGATTTGAAGTTGTAATCCATAACACTTCAATGCATGtgacatttatgctgcctttatgcgcttcttggaccttcaaaattctggtcattcacttgcattgtatggaacaagcTGAGgagttattttaaaaatcttagtttctgttctacagaagaaaggaagtcatacacatctgggataactaggtaaactattcatttaatctGCAGTTTAAGGTCTCTGATTCTTACCTTGAGTGAGGACCAGCGTTTACAACGGTAGCTACACTGCTGACACTTGAAGCGCTCGGGATCATTTCCTTCATGAGAATCCACATGGAATCGGAGATCCTCTTGCGATAGAAAGCGGGAGCCACAGATCCAGCAATTATAAGGCCTCAGTAGAGGCTTCAGGGATCGGTAGTACTTActtaaatataaaagaaaataagacTTTGATAATCCTGAGCATGTGGCTACATCTTTGAAATTAAGGTAATTTAAGGTTTTGTTCAATTTAAAGATTCACTTCAATTTCTATGCCCAACTGACAAATCAAATTCTAAATTAAGATGATCAACATCTGGTACAGCCATCATCACTTACTTGCGATTCATgtactttttgtactttttttgaaGGAAGCGTTTGGAAGGCCGTCCTCGTTTCCTTGGCAAAAACTCAATGTCATCAGGGCCCGTGTTTGATGAGGGATCTTTGTTCTCTGAATCTGATTGGCTTACGCCTGGCTCCACTGCACTCCCGTTGGATAACGAGGAAGTTCCATTCTCTAATCCAGAGGAGCTTGCCTCTTCAGGAGCTTGTGGGTCACCTGCATCATTCGTCTGAGTGACTGCTGGTGGTTCTGTTTCATACATAGATGAAAATAAGTCACAGTTATCTCAAAGATTTATAACAGTTATAGTACACTTCCTTGGAAATTTAGATTTTTGCTAATTACACAAATGAACAGCTCTTTTAATATAGAGAGATTTTATTGTAATTCTGTAACTagggaaacaaaataaatatcCAGTTTTTTTTAACACTGACCTGAGGAACTTTGGGAGAAAACAAATTTACGTGGTGGGCCCACCATTCTTCTGGGCCGTTTCCTCAAGGTAGTGGAAGATGAGGAAGAACATGGAGGAGGAGGAGTGCTTTGACTTGCAGCTGGTTTTGGCCTGGCCTCTTCATCAGCTGGCTTATAATCACTGTCAcctaaaagttaaataaaaatgcatgtatttaaaaaacaatatgcaAAAAACAGGATTTCTGAAAATGCTAACTGAATTGACCCCTCTGACCTTCTGGATCATCAATGGCACCTGCATCAATGATGTCATCCTCTTCTTCTTCAGTTGGCTCTTCCTTTTTGACCACAGCAACGGGTCGTTCTTTAGCTTCAGATTTTCTTGGACGACCCCTTCCACGTTTCTTTGGGGGCGGAGCACCTGTGTGTGAAACAGCACATtctaaatcaaaaagaaaatggaGAGTTAACCCAAAAgaaaaattctatcataattacAGCACCTCGTGTCTTTCAATCTTGCTTGGAACACTAAAAAAGATGTTAGCCAAAATGTTAGTCTCCATCTATACCATTCTCTTTCACtgtatctttttttccatacataaaagtgaatggtgacagaggctaacattctgtattACATCTCTTttcgtgttccatggaagaaaaaaaaagtaatatgggtttagaaaaacatgagggtgtgaaaattatgacagaattcacCTTTTCGgttgaaaaaaacaatatatccCAGATGCAAATATTGTCACCTCCTACTGTTTACCTGCTGGTTTAAAATGTCTGGCCCTCATGTGGTTGAGGAGCGTATCCTTGGAGACACTTTTATATGGGCACATCTTACACTTAAACTGTTGAACAATCACCACCTCCATCATTTCCTCCAGCTCAGCCATGTCTGGGGTTCTATGTCCTGGCTCAGCCACCACCCCAGATTCCACCACCTCAGGATCTGGGTGGGTAGAATAGGTCCCGCTGCTACTTATGTATGATCCAGGCAAGCTGTCACTGCAGTCCATTTGATCAGCGAGCTGGGAGCCCACTGTGTCGGCCAATGAGTGGCGTACATCACCCTCGTCTGCATACAGTACATCCTGCGGCACGTACGAGTGCTGGGGCTCCTCTGCCACACTCCCTTCCTGCTCTGAGGCCGAGACGTGCTCCCTGTCATCCATACTACTGTCGATATAACGGGAATGCTGCGACTGCTCCATTCTTTCTGCACTGCACTCCAAGTACCCATCACTGCATTCCACAATGTAGCGTGAGGAACTTCTCTGAGGGCTAGAGTTCGTACCACTGCACTCTGCCACGCTGTAGTCCGTGACCCCAGAATGACGTGGGGTTTGGTCTGGTTCTTCTCCTGAGCACTCAATGCATCGAGCCTCTCTGTTCTGGTCTGGGTCATCTCCTCCACTGCACTCAATGTACTGGGAGTGCTGGGGCTGGTCTGGgtggctgctgctgctgctgctgccatcTTCATGTCCACGGTAACCAGAGTGTCCAGGCTGGTCGGGTTCCACACTGCCCTGCGGGTTTTCTGATAGGTCTGCTTGATCCAGGCATGTGGAGGTGGGTCCATCAGCAAGGGCTTCAATGGCAATGCGGCTCGACAGTGCAGAGGAAGACATATGAGCACCCATTGGAGCTCCTGCACACAGTTAGCACAGAAAAAGGCTTACTGAAAAccccaaaacaaatacaatcttcGTGTGTctcttttcttttaattaaaggAGAAAAGTTAAGTTTACCAATAAAAGAAAAGTTATCTGCTGATGTCATTTGAAACCTGTATAATTTGTCTTGTCTtgttatttagcagaatgtcaagGCTGCTTTTATCCACACATTGAAAGCAAATAGGTATTGGGACTGTCAAGCTACAAAACGTAACAAAAAGTAGAAGATGTGGAAtacagtgcacaagtcatattgaCTATTTTATATGGcactttatttttcattgttgtattgaaaagagaaggatgaacattcttcaaaatatacatttgtgttctacagaagacatACAAGCTATATTTGTTTCAACCAACATGATGTGaggtagatgatgacagaattaaaatttttgggttaactatcccttaaattTAAGACTTCAATTTAACTTTGAAAGTTTGAAGAATTCTCACCATCATCAGGTCCTTGAAGTATCAGATACTGCGTGGTCTCTGCACTGCCATCCTCGGCACTTGTAACAGCAATACATCCTGTAAAATGCccataaatattaataatgtacCCAGCATTGTATACAGAATAAACATAACAACAATGACAGCTTCCTTGgatgtaataaaaaaatgcaaagtaaatCACTTATTAATAAAAACGTATTACTACAAGGAGTTTTCCTACCATTCATAATGTCGGGTCCAATTGTGGATTCGATGATCTTGTCTATAGCCGAGCCAAGATCCGAGGAGGTGGAAGCAGTTGAATCAGAAACCATCATCCCTCCTTCAGAGACAGCACTGGAATGCACCATGACCTGGACAGACTCCGACACCAGGACTGATTGTGTCACCGTGGAGACACTGGACACACTGGTTGACTGGGCAACAGAGGAAGAGTCTGGGAGATGAACTCTTCTCACATCTGTACTTGAGCTTGTCTCTGGAATAAAAACCTACAACACACCAGATACAATAACCTTGGTATGAAATCTAGATCTACACATTAGCATATGGAGCTACACAGATGTGTATATTGTCTGTCTTACCACAAGTCCCTCAGAGCTCTGTCCTACTTGACAATCTGATTCTGGGGCCGGGGCAGGAGCCACCGCATCGCTGCTATCAGCAGACATGGCCTCTGATGACTCCATGCCCATGCCACTTTCTGATGGCTCCTCCATCCCAGAATGTCCCACATCACTGCTGCTCTCCACCTCCATCTCCTCGGAGTCCATCTCTGttctgtgagaaagtgtgtgcgACTCAATACAGCTAAATGGACAGGGTGCAAGTTAATTGCTTATCTTCTGACTGAAATAACATCAGAACAGAGCTCATTGTGAAGGGGACAATCTTGTATACGAACGGATTTCTAAAGTTTTCTCATTACTAAACTTTGAAAAAGTTTGATAATCTACATGTTACATTTTGACACACTGGAGGCTGGGGGTGGGAGAGAATGTCATATATGGCTTAAGTTATATCAGTCAAAAGTTTAAGGAAAAGTTTATTTGCATAACTGATGTGTTGCCTAACAATATCTTTGGGTCACTGACACTTAGATCATCACTTTTCTTAtatgataaaatgtttaattcttttaaaaatcttgtttaaaacgtgtcaagttcatagaaatgGAATCTTTGTGCCCAATTTggtttttagaaaataaaaagtaTAGGATTTTCTGCAACAaattaaaataagtattttatgaCATTAAAACTGTCACATGGTGTAACATCATATAAAATTAATTCGAGTACTATCCTTGCAAAAGtactttttactttcactttcacattcttcttcttccttTGTTTTTGCAGATtctcattcttcatgcatatcactaccttctgggcagggaggacattttttttaaaaaggacttatatattgatctgtttctgaagatatggatttacccactgaagtcttatggattacttttatgtgcttttcggaccttcaaagttctggccacaattcacatgaatttgtgaaatttttaattatttgatattttatttgaaaaataaataaataaaactcagtTTTCTCAGGGTTGCACCACATGACCTGGTGTGGTTTTCATAGCAAGGACAAAATATCAATTTGCAACTTTACACAGTTATTagggtctaaaggggtcctctttattttttgtaaacaacaaaatggtTCTTACATGTTAGTTAcacccactgatctatatatataactggatagctcatgacgtcacaacagtgaagctactgctggcagtttagaattctatgagctatccagttatatatatagatcagtggttacaccacatgatttggtggactttttttttttctttttcaaatattaatcatattttgaAACAACTGATTCACTGCTTATTTATAAAAGGAAtattaataaaattttattttgtacCACTCGTGCCAATATTTCTGTTCTCAATAatatcagcttttaatgagacattTTACTGTCTCTGGGAAGTTAAaccacattatatatttttttcttctgattaacagtttttattgattcaggCACATGAATCAGAAAAGAAAACATATATgcacagaatcaacttttaacccTGATCATTACCTTTCCCCCAACCAATCCCTAACCCCACCCTCAACGAATATCCCTGTGGTCCAACTTGagaatacaaaacaaataaaaatgatatatatatatatatatatatatatatatatatatatatatatataaaatcacacaTATTTAAAACTACACATCTTTCTCCACTTCCCCTCCCCAAGAGCcttccaaaaatgccaaatagctatcccattttttattaaataactccAAGTTTCCCTGCCTTCTATAAGACATTTCTTTGAATGCcaccaccctgcccatctctatgcaccactcctgaaatgagggcgctccagccgacttccattcACTAAGAATCATAACACTGATTATTACTGTTATGATAAGGATTATTATTTCTGTTATGATAAGGATCATAACGCCTGTGGTTCATAACACTGCCTAGGAcacaattttttatgtatttatcccctatattaatgaccacccgatcgcctaaaatacagagtctggggcaaaatgaaatttgagtgtccaatacgtcacaaatacatttttagatcttaacacaccaccaaaaaacatgactTGTGTCcctatcttctgattggcatctcaagaaggtaggtgtgtctttaagaccaagcctatacaatctagagggggtccaataaaatcaactacatgacatttttaactttaaaaaggtgcactcagtaacttttgtctttgtgtcatcttggaattaaactgacacctagcggcttggatgcagcatcatttaaaatcaaaagttttcagtttcagatgccattgtagagatGTTGCattcagtcagccatgattactttaatccatCAGTGGAAGTATCAAATAACAggactgttactgagattaagcaagtagcatatggctgatcatgtgattctgtcatggcagcccccatgtgtggaccctctccatgtagagtaaaacagctttgataaggttactgatatgactggagttttaatgtgagtggtcacgATTTCCTACAtacattgcaaaattacaattcttgtcTTTAAgagttaaccttttttttttttttatgaggaaAACATAGGGTGTAACATTACGATCCagagaaaatacaaaaaacattttgattcctTAAACTGAAAACATCATAGAAAAGGGGTACTCAAGTAATGGTTTTAtgtgaattgcattttgtttttaaatcatcaATCAGCTAAAAGTTTGCGTCATGACTCCTTTAAGACACAGTGGCAAAACATACCGCCTAGTTTTGTATCGGTTTTCGAGTATTTCAAAAAACATTCCCCACTGAAAATAAAAACTTGGTGACAATCCCATTTAATTTATTTGCAATTTATGTAGACTACACGCAGAACAATATACAGTAAGCTGTCTTGTGCTGGCACATTCTTGGTCACTATAAGCACTCACTCCACTTAATAAATTACCACCACCACAACAACTATCAGACAGCAATGTGGACTTTGCATTAAATGCACTTCATAACGCAAAAATATCACCTAAACCATCCCAACCCGCCACAACAGCTAATATAGCTTGGATTTGGACATTTCTCTCTCTGCTCAAACTTCTCAAGGACAACTGCTTGTACAAGGCTCGGGTCATTGTCCTACATTAATACCACGAAACGTCCATTATAACCATTTAAATGGGAGAAAATGCAACCACGTTTCATTTTAAAACGCCTAAGCACTCAGAGAACTGAATGGCTCCTGTTCGCGTGCTTCAATCTCTATCTAAATGCGTGTGTATGTGCTGCCCTTTCTTCTGCCTGCTCGGGCAGCGCCATTTTTCCTTCCGCCGCTCTCAGATTATTTTTTCCGCTCAGGCGATATGAAGAACCACTCGGGGACCTCGAGGGCCTACACGGGCAGGGAGCAACCAGCCTGCCCGAATGTTTTCTCTTGCCTACCATGCAACAAAATGTATCTTGAAACAACTTGCCCCCAATATTTAGAGATTAGATATTTTCTTACCGTAGATGGACGACTTTTTGCTCCTCGCGTTCGCGATTGAGGTTAAATAAAATCGATATTTGAAAGCGATTAGTTGCTACTGCTTTCTAGTCGGGCGCCATCAGCGTCTCCTCGCTTCCTGTCCTCATATCTGGCCGGAACTCATTTATCTGTCGCGGGGAAAAGATTAGTGGGGACGCTAATtcgcattttaaaatgtactaagAGTTAACTTAAAGTTCACTTATTGACTAGGAAACAAGAATATTAACATTCTCGGCTAAACACTCATTTTTTGAGTGTTTTGTAAATTGATGTTGTAACAACGGTGGACTATTCCTTTGAGAGGATGAACCCAGTGAGTGACTCGCGGATTAATATAGACGATAATTATTTGGTTTAATATTCATTTATAATCTTTGATTCTCCAAATAAAAATCAGCTTGCTCAGCtttcaattaattaaatgtgtagGGTAATTTAGTTTACACGTTGTACGTTACAAGTATGTTCAAACTGGATATAGATGTAGTATTGTGCCATAATACGGAGACAACTAGGATTGGGTTATTATCTATTTTTTGCCATCCTCTTGTACACTTGGTAAAACGCATTGCTTAGTCTGGTCAATTCAGTGTTTCCCCATATTTCCAACTAGGTTTCTTTATCAAGTTGTAATGACACAGGAATTGCAGAAGGATTTCTTGTTTACAAATTTATTTAAACAGCAAACAATTCAACAAAACAAAGAACAATATAAATAAGTTCCAAGTGGACAATTAAATTAATACCAATATTCTAATTTACACCAGGCaaattattttcacaataaaCAAAATATGGGCTTAATATCATCAATATTAGCTCTATGGCTAAAAATAAACCTttgcataaaaaaattaacatttgagTGTGGTCAACACAGAGAATTAACACGTTGTACAAAACAACAATTAATGTGGGTCATCAATAAGTTAATTTGACCTTGACTGTTCTTGTTGTGACTCCACTCCTATGTTTACAAACACAAAGTTAATTCCAAGATTAACACGGCCATTGcctcattatagttttatataacAAGATTAAAGTTTCTCGTAATATTCTGTTAAGGAACACATTCAGACCTAAGCAAGttataaaataaactgaaataataataaattatcagATCACGTTAAAGTAGACATACAAATATGTCTAACATCCCATTTGATGTGCCTATGATCATTTCAATGATAAAACTGCTCTTCTCCATTAACAGTTAAAGTCAAAATCCCCATAACAGAGACTTTAAATTTAATACATTAGTTTATTCCTCACTAAATCTACACTGAAGAGTAATGTTTTCCTATTATAAAGGGCTCTGTCATCAGGTTAGGATGTTGGACGTCTTCATTAGACTGTGCATTTCAGGAGTTTGTACTTCACATATGCAATTTGGTCAACCTGCTTTTTGGAATTCATTCTCCAGTAGAAACCGTCCCGGCAAAAGTAAAAGAATCCTGCAACgtataaataatagatttaacaTGCTTGAACAAATCAGATAATCAGAGTAGTTACTAAAATttcaacaaataatttaaataagtcATTTGAAATGTATGGCCAAGAAGAAGCATATTATATATAATGAGTTTAGTTAACTATACAATATTTTGGATTAAGCACACCTACCCTTGTGCAGGAATACATTGTGTGAATCGGTAGGCACTCCACCAAAAGCTGATTCAGTCAATTTAGGGTACTCTCTGTCTATCAACTGAGTCTTTACATCCAGTCTGTGACAATAAATGACAAAATAGTGAAAAACCACACAAGGACAGGTAACAGGTATTGCTTGTGCAATTATTGAATAGAATATTCTTCTCAATACGAAGTTTTTCTCACCTACAGAAGTTCTCGCCGTTAAACAGAAGCACTTTGCCATTTTTTCTCTGGATTGCTCCCACCACTCTTTCTAATGGTAGGCCGAGCATCTCAATGCTACGTGGTCCGAGTACTTCATTTCCAGTATATACCCAGAACTGTTTTTCTGTGTGCAAAAGATACAGGTTTCATTTGcattcaaaattatatatatcagTATTCATCTAGTAATTATGGCAAAAAATCTGTAACGCTAGTACCTGCAAAGAAGTAAATATTTTTAGTAAGTTGGTCTTCAAAGGCAGTATTAATGACTGCTGGCAGGGCAGGCCATTTCTTAGATACTAAGAAAGGACCTTTGCGTTCTCCAGTGCTTGATAATTTCCAGTAGAGCCTTTGTtgttaatgaaaaataattttaaaacatttttaagaacCTTTTTTAGTGAACATTCACAGTTAATCAACATGTAATTTGTTTTCCCATATTAGTCTATTTGTAGAATGATGACTCATACCCATCCTTGAAGAAATAAAGCTCTTTCTGGATTTCAGTGATGGCATCAAATTCTTTGATTTCACAGGCATCCTGAGAAGGGTCTACTACATGTGTTGCAGTGGAAACAGATGCAGTTGTCTCACTTGGGTTGGGTCTAGTTGGCATGATTGGAGAGGAATTGGTCGTCTTGGTTTGTGGTGGAGTGGGATCAGGGCCTGTTTTAGGTCCTGAAAggaagtaataaaataaaaatagagataTGAAGTAAGAATAATTCAGGAAAATATTGAATTTTGTATCAATCAGTAAATGATTGATTGTTTGATTGGTTAAATACCATATAGAGACTGAATGCCCTTGATATCGTCACTATGTAGAGATAAATCCTCTACATATTTGTACATGGGATACATCAGAGCATCTTTGATGTTAGAGTGGTCCAGACCAAGTGCATGTCCGAACTCATGGGCAGCTACCAGAAACAGACTGTATCCTATGAGGAGAAAGCAGTGACAGAACAAAGAcagaatgttaaaaatgtaatacattctTTGGCTCATTTTATATGAATTCCTTACTATGAATGAAACtaattaaatgtgattattttatataatatctgTTTTTGAGTAAAAGCCCTTCAAAAAGAACAATTACGTTCACTGGGACAGAagccaaatgtatttattttatatctttGTGCCCTTCAGTGGTACAGGTGTTGTAGGACATTCCCTCAAACAGGAAT
This window of the Xyrauchen texanus isolate HMW12.3.18 chromosome 27, RBS_HiC_50CHRs, whole genome shotgun sequence genome carries:
- the LOC127621262 gene encoding matrix metalloproteinase-9-like; translated protein: MRLGVLSFLVLGSCSLTVWCLPLQSVYVTFPGDVIKNMTDIQLADDYLKRYGYIDVLQKSGKQSVVSKSKALKNLQRHLGLQETGTLDKRTIDAMKQPRCGVPDIRNYQTFAGDLKWNHQDVTYKILNYSPDMEASLIDDVFARAFKVWSDVTPLTFTRIYEGTAEIMISFGRAEHGDGYPFDGTNGLLAHAYPPGEGILGDAHFDDDEYWTLGTGPGYSLFLVAAHEFGHALGLDHSNIKDALMYPMYKYVEDLSLHSDDIKGIQSLYGPKTGPDPTPPQTKTTNSSPIMPTRPNPSETTASVSTATHVVDPSQDACEIKEFDAITEIQKELYFFKDGLYWKLSSTGERKGPFLVSKKWPALPAVINTAFEDQLTKNIYFFAEKQFWVYTGNEVLGPRSIEMLGLPLERVVGAIQRKNGKVLLFNGENFCRLDVKTQLIDREYPKLTESAFGGVPTDSHNVFLHKGFFYFCRDGFYWRMNSKKQVDQIAYVKYKLLKCTV